The proteins below come from a single Nitrososphaera sp. genomic window:
- a CDS encoding HTH domain-containing protein, producing MDEGTGLKTFANDEELATLLLEYYRMKRSRRQITIIEIRRRHSFDFDYLMPLLRANPPRSMGIIARMLSVTPETIARHIKILREIGAIPNDMYRHSNFASSATEA from the coding sequence TTGGACGAAGGTACCGGACTCAAAACATTCGCTAATGATGAAGAGCTTGCAACCCTCCTCCTCGAATACTATAGGATGAAAAGGTCACGCAGACAGATTACGATCATAGAGATAAGACGACGCCATTCCTTCGATTTTGATTATTTGATGCCTCTGCTTAGAGCAAATCCCCCTAGGAGCATGGGTATTATTGCCAGAATGCTTTCTGTAACACCTGAAACAATTGCAAGGCATATCAAGATTCTAAGGGAAATAGGAGCTATTCCGAATGACATGTATAGACATTCAAACTTCGCCTCTTCAGCAACAGAGGCATAG